One stretch of Halobaculum marinum DNA includes these proteins:
- a CDS encoding DUF5798 family protein, whose protein sequence is MGLGSTAKKLQTVADMAEKLYAKVNEIREQVESMQDSVETTEARVGALERETARQRAVIEALAEQQGVDVDAVVDDLDLEAEADETDETDETEEESAADEPTGDDASADSPTDAA, encoded by the coding sequence ATGGGACTCGGAAGCACGGCGAAGAAGCTCCAGACGGTCGCCGACATGGCCGAGAAGCTGTACGCGAAGGTCAACGAGATCCGCGAGCAGGTGGAGTCGATGCAAGACTCCGTCGAGACCACCGAGGCGCGCGTCGGCGCGCTCGAACGTGAGACCGCGCGACAGCGGGCGGTGATCGAGGCGCTCGCCGAACAGCAGGGCGTCGACGTCGACGCCGTCGTCGACGACCTCGACCTCGAAGCGGAGGCAGACGAGACAGACGAGACAGACGAGACCGAAGAGGAGTCGGCTGCCGACGAGCCGACTGGCGACGACGCCAGCGCCGACTCACCGACGGACGCGGCCTGA